One genomic window of Nicotiana sylvestris chromosome 10, ASM39365v2, whole genome shotgun sequence includes the following:
- the LOC104234393 gene encoding G2/mitotic-specific cyclin-2-like isoform X2: MVGSNENCQGVIMASNVQGGLGAGGGKVTMGPNRRALSTINGNIVEAPAYPCKVHKRNGITDKSANGVKNPPIPIHRPITRKFAAQMATKQQQPTVEVTKQPVQTAPAKNESEDCIIIDAEDYKATSDYDPVPMFVQHTEAMMEEIDRMDAEMEMEDVEETLIVDIDSADKKNPLAVAEYIDDMHAYYKKTESSSCAPPNYMEQQFDINERMRAILIDWLIEVHYKFDLMEETLYLTVNLIDRFLAVQQVIRKKLQLVGVTAMLLACKYEEVSVPVVEDLILISDKAYTRKEVLEMEKLMINTLQFNLSVPTAYVFMMRFLKAAQSDKKVELLSFFMTELCLVEYEMLRFPPSMLAAAAIFTAQCTLGVLNEWSKTCEKYSHYTRDQLLECSRLMVSFHQNAATGKLAGVHRKYSISKYGFVAKCPPASFLLEASF; this comes from the exons ATGGTTGGATCAAACGAGAATTGCCAAGGTGTTATAATGGCTTCAAATGTTCAAG GGGGATTAGGGGCTGGAGGAGGAAAGGTGACAATGGGGCCTAATAGAAGGGCTCTAAGCACAATAAATGGGAATATAGTTGAAGCTCCAGCATACCCTTGTAAAGTACACAAGAGAAATGGCATCACTGA CAAGAGCGCGAATGGTGTTAAGAATCCTCCCATTCCAATTCATCGACCAATCACAAG GAAATTTGCTGCACAAATGGCTACCAAGCAGCAGCAACCAACGGTTGAG GTAACAAAGCAGCCAGTCCAAACAGCACCTGCTAAAAATGAATCAGAAGACTGCATCATTATTGATGCAGAAGATTACAAGGCCACAAGCGACTATGATCCTGTGCCAATGTTTGTGCAACATACAGAAGCAATGATGGAGGAAATTGATCGGATG GACGCTGAGATGGAGATGGAAGATGTAGAAGAGACACTAATTGTGGACATAGATAGTGCTGATAAAAAGAACCCACTTGCAGTAGCGGAGTACATTGATGACATGCATGCTTACTACAAGAAGACCGAG AGTTCTAGCTGTGCCCCTCCAAATTATATGGAACAACAATTTGATATTAATGAGAGGATGAGAGCTATTCTCATTGACTGGCTGATTGAG GTACATTACAAGTTTGATCTGATGGAAGAGACTTTGTATTTGACCGTAAATCTTATCGATAGATTCTTAGCAGTCCAACAAGTGATTAGGAAAAAACTCCAGCTTGTTGGGGTAACAGCTATGCTTCTAGCCTGCAAGTATGAAGAAGTTTCAGTTCCTGTCGTTGAGGATCTTATTTTGATCTCTGATAAGGCTTACACCAGAAAAGAGGTGCTTGAGATG GAGAAGTTGATGATCAATACCTTACAGTTCAACCTATCAGTGCCTACAGCATATGTGTTTATGATGCGATTTCTTAAAGCTGCTCAGTCTGATAAGAAG GTGGAGCTCCTGTCTTTTTTCATGACTGAACTATGCCTCGTTGAGTATGAAATGCTTAGGTTCCCACCTTCAATGCTAGCTGCTGCAGCAATATTTACAGCCCAATGTACTCTAGGTGTGCTTAACGAGTGGAGTAAAACTTGTGAGAAGTATAGCCACTATACTCGAGATCAGCTTTT GGAGTGCTCAAGACTGATGGTTTCTTTCCATCAGAATGCTGCAACTGGGAAGCTTGCTGGTGTGCATAGAAAGTATAGCATCTCTAAATATGGCTTTGTTGCAAAATGCCCAcctgcttcttttcttttagaGGCAAGCTTTTAG
- the LOC104234393 gene encoding G2/mitotic-specific cyclin-2-like isoform X1 translates to MVGSNENCQGVIMASNVQGGLGAGGGKVTMGPNRRALSTINGNIVEAPAYPCKVHKRNGITDKSANGVKNPPIPIHRPITSMGDSCCFRKFAAQMATKQQQPTVEVTKQPVQTAPAKNESEDCIIIDAEDYKATSDYDPVPMFVQHTEAMMEEIDRMDAEMEMEDVEETLIVDIDSADKKNPLAVAEYIDDMHAYYKKTESSSCAPPNYMEQQFDINERMRAILIDWLIEVHYKFDLMEETLYLTVNLIDRFLAVQQVIRKKLQLVGVTAMLLACKYEEVSVPVVEDLILISDKAYTRKEVLEMEKLMINTLQFNLSVPTAYVFMMRFLKAAQSDKKVELLSFFMTELCLVEYEMLRFPPSMLAAAAIFTAQCTLGVLNEWSKTCEKYSHYTRDQLLECSRLMVSFHQNAATGKLAGVHRKYSISKYGFVAKCPPASFLLEASF, encoded by the exons ATGGTTGGATCAAACGAGAATTGCCAAGGTGTTATAATGGCTTCAAATGTTCAAG GGGGATTAGGGGCTGGAGGAGGAAAGGTGACAATGGGGCCTAATAGAAGGGCTCTAAGCACAATAAATGGGAATATAGTTGAAGCTCCAGCATACCCTTGTAAAGTACACAAGAGAAATGGCATCACTGA CAAGAGCGCGAATGGTGTTAAGAATCCTCCCATTCCAATTCATCGACCAATCACAAG TATGGGGGATTCTTGCTGCTTCAGGAAATTTGCTGCACAAATGGCTACCAAGCAGCAGCAACCAACGGTTGAG GTAACAAAGCAGCCAGTCCAAACAGCACCTGCTAAAAATGAATCAGAAGACTGCATCATTATTGATGCAGAAGATTACAAGGCCACAAGCGACTATGATCCTGTGCCAATGTTTGTGCAACATACAGAAGCAATGATGGAGGAAATTGATCGGATG GACGCTGAGATGGAGATGGAAGATGTAGAAGAGACACTAATTGTGGACATAGATAGTGCTGATAAAAAGAACCCACTTGCAGTAGCGGAGTACATTGATGACATGCATGCTTACTACAAGAAGACCGAG AGTTCTAGCTGTGCCCCTCCAAATTATATGGAACAACAATTTGATATTAATGAGAGGATGAGAGCTATTCTCATTGACTGGCTGATTGAG GTACATTACAAGTTTGATCTGATGGAAGAGACTTTGTATTTGACCGTAAATCTTATCGATAGATTCTTAGCAGTCCAACAAGTGATTAGGAAAAAACTCCAGCTTGTTGGGGTAACAGCTATGCTTCTAGCCTGCAAGTATGAAGAAGTTTCAGTTCCTGTCGTTGAGGATCTTATTTTGATCTCTGATAAGGCTTACACCAGAAAAGAGGTGCTTGAGATG GAGAAGTTGATGATCAATACCTTACAGTTCAACCTATCAGTGCCTACAGCATATGTGTTTATGATGCGATTTCTTAAAGCTGCTCAGTCTGATAAGAAG GTGGAGCTCCTGTCTTTTTTCATGACTGAACTATGCCTCGTTGAGTATGAAATGCTTAGGTTCCCACCTTCAATGCTAGCTGCTGCAGCAATATTTACAGCCCAATGTACTCTAGGTGTGCTTAACGAGTGGAGTAAAACTTGTGAGAAGTATAGCCACTATACTCGAGATCAGCTTTT GGAGTGCTCAAGACTGATGGTTTCTTTCCATCAGAATGCTGCAACTGGGAAGCTTGCTGGTGTGCATAGAAAGTATAGCATCTCTAAATATGGCTTTGTTGCAAAATGCCCAcctgcttcttttcttttagaGGCAAGCTTTTAG